AGAAAAGTTAGAAAAAGAGGAAAGTGAAGCAAGAGAAAAGGGTTATAATGATGGTAAATCAAATAATTACGATAACATATATGTGCAAGAAACAGTTTTAAAATCATATAAAGAAAACTTTGATAAGGGAAACAAAGAATATAAAGATGAAAAGATAGCTGAGTATAAAGCACTTGGAAAAAATGATTGTGAGAATAATATAAAATATAGAAACTTTGAATCAGGGTTGGATTCTGAGTTTATAGATGCATATAAAGAGTCATATGAAGATACATATACAAATATAAAAAATGAAGAACATAAAGCTATTGGTTATAAAAACGGAATTATAAATAAGTATAATAATAAAATAGATTCAAAATATAAAGCTAGTTATGATGAAGGATTTAATTCAGGGGCAGACGAGAGGTCTAAGGTTCTAGAGGATAGTTTTAACCAAGGTTATGAAGGTGAAGCATTAAAGTTTGATGAGAAATTTAATCCAATAAAATCAGAGATAGAAAAGCAGTACAATGAAGGGGAAAAAGAAAGCAAAAAAGATTTAGCTATGGGACTTGGAGGAACAGCTGTTGTAGGGGTTGCTGGAGTTGTAGCATTTAACAAGATTAAAAAGAAGAAAAGCAGTTAATAAACATTTGAAATTATAAATTTAAAGTATGTGTATGCTAAAGTTAGAAAA
The nucleotide sequence above comes from Paraclostridium bifermentans. Encoded proteins:
- a CDS encoding YHYH domain-containing protein yields the protein MKKRFIVLASALMIIAQPFVADAHSGRTDSSGGHRDNKNKSGLGSYHYHCGGYPAHLHTNGCPYTGGSSESSSPSQGGSSSNSQSNSSSKVQVPSGPSRQSIIEKGSNEGYSDGYNMRDSREYSYSGSYESDYQEAYREAFYKGKEKLEKEESEAREKGYNDGKSNNYDNIYVQETVLKSYKENFDKGNKEYKDEKIAEYKALGKNDCENNIKYRNFESGLDSEFIDAYKESYEDTYTNIKNEEHKAIGYKNGIINKYNNKIDSKYKASYDEGFNSGADERSKVLEDSFNQGYEGEALKFDEKFNPIKSEIEKQYNEGEKESKKDLAMGLGGTAVVGVAGVVAFNKIKKKKSS